A window of the Tenebrio molitor chromosome 1, icTenMoli1.1, whole genome shotgun sequence genome harbors these coding sequences:
- the LOC138136084 gene encoding uncharacterized protein encodes MAVTFKMSLIVAVFTFICLSTNAYPSNSGEEVESTTEANDTVPQDLYVIKTVVYEVGILTDASNDTDNLNDTHEQVDVSFFNPDKNGTILDLSHIPVPIQTNVSGLSVTGLLPGSDLASILTPPAEAGPVLPKKQITVTQNISTTNPEKGSEIISNLPKLLGLTKKQDKNESKGGDGEDA; translated from the exons ATGGCGGTTACATTCAAAATGTCCCTCATCGTTGCAGTTTTCACTTTCATCTGTTTATCTACCAACGCGTATCCGTCGAATTCCGGCGAAGAAGTAGAAAGCACCACCGAAGCGAACGACACAGTTCCCCAAGACCT GTACGTGATCAAGACCGTCGTGTACGAAGTGGGCATCCTCACCGACGCCTCCAACGACACCGACAACCTCAATGACAC GCACGAGCAAGTCGACGTCTCCTTCTTCAATCCGGACAAGAACGGCACCATTTTGGACCTGTCCCACATCCCCGTGCCCATTCAGACCAACGTGAGCGGCCTCTCCGTCACCGGACTGCTTCCCGGGAGCGACTTGGCCTCCATCTTGACTCCTCCAGCTGAAGCCGGCCCCGTTTTGCCCAAGAAACAGATCACGGTGACGCAGAACATCAGCACCACCAATCCGGAGAAAGGGTCCGAGATCATCTCCAACCTGCCCAAGCTCCTGGGGCTCACGAAGAAACAGGACAAGAATGAGAGTAAAGGTGGAGACGGCGAGGATGCTTGA